The DNA window TTCCCCATAAGGCTTTAAATCTATAATTTTCAAATTTATTCCCCCTACTACAATTAGTATTAAAACTCTGTTTTTTCAGATAATATAATTATCTCACTTAAATTATATTATCTCTATGCAACACATTAATAATCGTAACCCCACCTTATAAATTCAATTTTTCAGGAAAGTACTTAAAATATCTTAGGATAGAGCTTCAAACCCATTGATTTATCTATACTTTATGCTCGTGTCATTATTATACCACGTTCCCCACAGGCGTGGTCGAGTGGGAATTATAGTTTTTGTTGAATATTTGAAGCTATTTTTATGTTTTGAATATAAATTTAGAGAGGATTGATTTATTGGTGAATCCTCCCTAGATTAGTTGTTTACAATATTTTGTTATGTTTTAGCTTTATATTATTATTTAAATATATTCGTATCAGCAGTTTGATACGAGACCATCTATAGGATATGTTATAGAATCTGAATAATTGAAGAAAATATCATTGGATAATAGTTCAGAGACTTCAACATATTTATTTTAGAAATAGTAGAACCCATTCTTCATTTGTTTTATCCCACCAAAATTTATCAAAATACATAGCCAACCCTTCCCTAATAAAATTTGATTTTGGTCTATTAGTAGTATATGAAAGAATGTTAGCATCTTCATGATAGCCAATACATTTAATTTCGCCATTATAAACTGCATAAATCTCATCAGGGTGATTGTCAAATCTATTTATATAATAAAAAATCATAATTTTTACTCGAGGTCTTCTTCATATATTTTACCTCCCATATACTATTCGTACTAGCATCAAAGTTATTCCCTACTATTCTATTACAAATTAGAATAGCTTGTCTTACTTATGATAGAGTTCATTGCACCGTTGTGCTAACATTTTTGCCATTAGTATTTTAAACTCTTGCAACAACTCTGACTGGGGATCCTTCTGCCTTAATTTTTAGGGGTAGTGCAATAATCTCAAATTTATCTATATTCAATAAACTTTCTAGGTTTTTCATGTTTTCAATAATCAGAAAATCTTTTTCTAATAGTATTTTATGAATTTCAAAGGGATATTTATCTGGTGCTGGCAAATCCATTCCAACCATTTTAACCTTTTTATTTACAAAGAATTCGGCTAACTCTTTTTCAACTACTGGGTGGTTAATAAAATACTCAGCACATTCAAATTGGTTCTCAAAGCCTGTATACAAAAGAACAATGCTATTTCTTTCTACAATATCCAAATACTCTTTCTTCATTTTAATAACATCTTGATTTCTAGCATCAAGTAAACATCCTTTTCCAATAAATTTGTCTGCAGAATAATCACTTACTAAAATATTACTATCCATTAGATGGCTGGCAACATCAATATGAGTTCCAACATGCATACCAGTTTCTAACCTAGAATCATTGTATTTGTCTTTATTCAAAGATCTGTTTCGATACAGTTTTAACTCTTCGTCATATGGATGCGTAGTGAATCCATCCTCTATGGTATAACTTAAATCAATATACTTAGCCATTTACTCTACACCTCTTTGATAATTTCTAAGAGAAACCAAAAAATAATTCCTAAATATCTTGAAACTTCACTTCTAATATAAACATTATGTATTATCAAATCTCTCTAATTATTTTACATGGGTTTCCTACAGCAATTACACTATCAGGAATATCTTTAGTCACAACACTTCCTGCTCCAATTGTTACGTTATCTCCAATTTTTACTCCTGGACATATTATTGTTCCACCACCAACCCAAACATTGTTTCCAATAACTATTGGTTTAGCAAATTCTTTTCCAGTGAGTCTTTCCATAGGGTCTATTGGGTGAGTAGCAGTATATATTTGAACATTTGGTCCTAAAAGTACATTATTCCCAATCTGAACCTTATTGACATCAAGTATCACACATCCATGATTAGCATAAAAATTTTCTCCAACTCCGATATTGTATCCGTAATCGCAATAAAACGGTGGTTCAATATAAAAAGGACCTTTTGCTTTAATTAATTTATTTAGGATTTTCTTTCTTTTTTCCTTCTCATTTGGTCTTGTATGGTTAAATTCAAATATTAGATTTTTTGCATAATCTCTTTCTCTTATCAACTCTTCGCCACTAGCATTATAATAATTACCTGATAACATTTTTTCTTTTTCACTTTTCATTATATTTTTCTCCTCCATTTGATTCAGTAATAATATTATCTTTATTCCAACGCATGAATTTAAATTCAACATTGATTGAAAATAGATATACTATTTATTTGAAGCAAATATAGCCTCAATAATAAGTTGAACACCAACAGCTATAACAAATGGTACCCAGACATATTTCCAACTTAATTTAAATCCTACTAAGGGAATTGCTCCAAAAGTAAATATCTACAATGCTCCAGATATATTTCCATAAATCATCATTGTTTTTGTGTCTGAGTAATATTCTATCCATTGTTTCATATATTACCGAAAACAAATTATCAATATATTTTTTAACCCTATCTCTAATTTTCAATTTCCCTTTATATTAAATTTATCAATTATTTTTTTGCAAACTCCCAATCTTGTTTGTTAAGTTCATACACATCTTTACCTAAAGTAGTTATCCTATAATACTTCCTTCTACCTCCTTGGGTCTCATCCCCCTAAACAAATTCTGCTTCAAATTAATCAAGTATCTATAATCCCTTTTTGCCTGGCTTTTTCTATAGCTTCCACACGATTAGATACATGGAGCTTAGAATATATGTTTATAAGGTGAGTCTTAACTGTTGAAGTCGATATGCACAAAAGATTCCCTATCTCCTTATTAGTTGCACCTGTAGCCAAAGCCACAAGTACTTCCATCTCTCTATCCGTTAAAAGCAAATCTTTCTTATCTGCTTTTAATAAAGCCTGCAATTCAATTAAAAACTGTCTCTCTCTTATACCAAATTCCCCATAGTTTTCGTTCTGTATAATTTCAATGATAGGTCTTACTATATCCCCTTCTAATATGAAGGGTAAGATGATTTTATTCCCATAGCTGTAATGAATAGCTTCTCTGAATAAATTTAATATCTCCCTTCTATTGGAAATAAAATTTACATTGAGTATCTTAATTTTTAAGAGAGTAGCCTCTATAATATAAGTTCTTATTTTATTTCGCCTTGCAAATTTCAAGACTTCATCTACCATTTCTAGTGCTTTCTCATCTTGTTCCTGTAGAAACAATACCCTTAAATAGGTAAGCATATCCTCTTTCCTCATTTTATTTCCCTGTACCTGGTTTTCACATACCTTCACGAAATCATCTATTATTTCTTTTTCTGCTGATTCTAGATAAATTAAATATTTTAGCAAGGATGAGATATATACATCATCTTCATACATATTGCTACTCATAAGCTCTTGGATTAATTTAATTGCTTCTTTGTTTCTACCCTTCAATATGTTTAATTCCATTAAATTATATAAATATCCTCTCTTTAAAGGTACATAGCTACTAGCCGACATTCCCTCTGCCCTATATAAAACCTGTTCTGCTCTATCTAATTTCAGTTGTTTTATATATATGCCAGCCTCCCCAATATAGGTATTAAAAGTAAGCGGAGATAAGAGTGGATATTGATGAAGCATATCATATAATTTCTTATATAATACCATACACTCTGATAATTCTCCTAACTGTTCTTTTACTTGAGCCTTTAGACTGTATGCAAAATATTTTATATAGGGATTTTCTACATTTCTCTCTATAGATATAGCCCTATCTATAAATTGCAGTGCTATATCATATTGTTCCTGTAGACTCAAGAATAGAGAGAGATTTAGATAAATAATAGCTTTAGTTGTATCATCTATAGCCATCTCCTCTATCTCATCTATTGTCATAATATCTGTAGTAATATTATCCTCTTCCATTAATGCCCTAGCAAATTCGAAAATTCTATAGTCCCTATCATTCTCAATTTTTTTCTGGGCATACTTTAGGACTTCATTGCATTTATCTAACTGTAGATTACAAAAATAGTAGAAAAACAAGTGAAAAGTCATTTCCCTATCTATCAATACATTTTCAATTGGAATTTGACTTAAATACGACCATGCAAGGGGCTTGTGCTCTATGTTTTGAATAAGTTCAAGAGTAGCTCCATAGTCGGGAATCTGTAATAGATGTGCTATAGCTTCTTCCAGATCACCTAAATCTTCATATATTTTTGAAGCCCTTATATGGAGCTCTTTCTTCATCTCGAAGTCCAAACTTGCAAATTCAAGTCTTAAAAATTCCTCAAACATATTGTGATAGCGATAGTTATCTCCATTCATAGCTATAATAAATAGATTTCGATCTATCATACCTGCGATGAGTTGTTTTGAAGTCTGTACATCCAATAATTGGTTACATATTTCCTCATTAAAATAATTTAGAATTGAGGTCTTAATTAAAAATTCTCTTTCATCTTTATCCAATACATTTAGTATCTCTTTAGATAGATAGTCAACTACATATTTATTTAACACTTTTATACTGTCAATAGAAGCGTTCTCATTATTTAAAAATGCAAGTCCTACAAGTTGAAGACCTCCAATCCAACCTTCTGATAGTATACTGATCTGGGAAACAATTTCATCATCTTGCCGCATTTTCAATGTCTGTCTTAAAAAGTCTATTCCCTCAACATAAGTTAGCTTTAATTCCTCTTCTCCAATTTCTAAGAGTTGATTAGAAATAGCCAAATCTCCAAGATAGAAAGAAGGTTCTTCCCTAGTTAGAACTATGAAACTCACATTATCTGGTGAATATTTTATAAAAAGTTCTATAGTTCTAACTAGATTTATATCATATATATGGTGAAAATCATCAAGGACTATGACGATATCATCATCTTGCTTATTTAATTGATTAATGAGTAAAATAATAGTTCTTTCAATATCTTCTCTATGGACTGCAGTCTTAAACAGAAAAAATATGTTTTCATATTCGTCCTTTAGATAATCCTTTAAAGCTTTCAAAATATAATACCAAAAAGAAAAGATATTGTTATCACGACTATCTAATGTAATCCATTTAAAAGCAATAAAGGGATTCTCTTGTGTAAAACAGGCTAACAATGTGGTTTTACCGCTTCCTGCCTTCCCTTGAACTAAAGTAAGCTTATAGTCTAGAAATGTTTCAAGTTTTTCTAGCAATAACACCCGCCTTATGTGATTTCTTCTAGGTACTGGCACTTTTAGCTTAGTTGATATTATTTTTAAACTATCTTCCATATAATCACCTATATACTTAGATATCATTTAATATATACCATTATATATCAATATCTACCTTTACGAAACCTGATATTGCATAGGATGCTACTAATTCCAAATAATGCTACTGACAAAATCAGTAAATAGCCTATTTGCGTCATATATAATCCTATTGACTGTCCTCTTTCAACTCCCTGTATCATATCTAAATACTGTTTCTGAGGAAATAAACTTACAACCTTAGCTATAAATTCATTGCCTGTTTGGACCTCATTAAAACTACCAGATAGTATAGATGTTAAAACAATGATAGTACCAGATAAAGCCATAGAATTATCTAGCTTTTCAACAATAGTAGTCATAAACATAGCAAAGCTTATTGCTAATAGTACAATTACAAGCAACAAATAACTATATTCGCCATATCCAAATCCTATATCCTTTTTAAGTACCTCTTTTCCTATTATCAATACAAATAGAGATGTCATATATACCATTATAAAGCTAAATAAGAAATGACCTACCATATATTGCCCCATATTGACATGGCCTGCTATAATTCTTTTAAGCATTTTACCTTGCCTATCCTCCACAAAAAATTTCATATACGTAAGTCCCTGTAAAAAAATAGGCACAATTAAATATCCTAATATATTAGAAGCCACTCCCCTCTTTCTATAATCTTGATTTGACGACATTTTAGGGTTCGTTGTCAACTGCTCTAATTTCGTTCTATACATATCATTTTTTGCAACTAACACGTCCATGCTGCCATTTCCCCTATCTAATAACACCCCGCAATACTTATTCATTATAAGATCTGATTTAGGTGGAGTTTTCTCCATAACCTCTATATTAACATATGGAAAATCAAACTGGAGATCGTCTCTGTCACTTACCACTGCAATATTTATCTTTAACATTGTTGCCGTTGAAAAAGTAACAGCCAAGAGCATTGTTGTAAAGGTCACCACCATAAATACTATAGTTTCATTTTTTCTGCTCCAAGCCCTATAAAAATTATTTTTAAGTATAGATCCTATTTCTATCATAGATAATCCTCCATCTTGAATATTAACTTACAATTTCCTATTAATATAATAGATGCTATAGATAAGCTAATTACTATAGGAATGAAAAAGCTCGTGTTTCCATCATATATTATCTTAAATACTTCTTCCATTATCCATTTAACAGGAGATATATTAGAGACTTTTTCCACTACACTTCCAAAACTATTTATGGGGAAAAATAGCCCACCTAATATTGCAAAAACATTGTTTACTAAGCTCAGTATTGTATTAGTAAGCTCTTCACTTTTAAAAATACAACATAAAAAGACCCCCATGACCGAAGAAAATAGGTTAAACACTAATAATATACAAATTACATACGGAAATATATCTTTTGATATATTCACTTCTAATAGTGTCTGCAGTAAGAATATTACACCTATCAAACTAATAGACGTAAATAGAAAAGTAGCTGCAATTTTAGATAGATATATATATGATAAATCTATAGGAGTATAGGCAATCCGAAGATTACTGGATTTTAAGCTTTCCTCCAAAAAACTATTTGATGCTGTAACTGATACATTAAGGGCACTATATATAAGAATGGTAATACCATAATATTCATAGGAGGTAATCCCGTATCCAGAATAACTTCCATAGCTTAAATGGCCTAGCACCAAGACCAGTAATATTGGAAAAACTGTATTGTACATTAAAAGAATTGGATTCAAAAAAATATTTCTAAAATCTCTTTTAAAAATTATAAAAAACTTCATCTATTTCCCCCCCTTTAATCCCTTAAGTTACGCCCTGTAAGTTTTAAAAATACCGTATCTAAGTTCATTGTAGTGCTTGAAATATTATTAATTTTTAGACCCTTATACATAATAGTAGATATGAGTTTATCTAGGTTTTCTATTCCCCTTAGGACAGATACCAGAATTTTGCGATCTACTATCTCTACATCGGTTACTCCTTCAACCATATAGAGTTCATCTTTCTGTAACTTTTCCATATTGTCTACCTCTATATAATAGACTTTCTCTTCTCCCAGCATCTCTTTCAGTTCTTCCTTAGTTCCCTCTGCTATTATCTCACCCTGATCCATAATTATGATTCTCGTAGATATCTCTTCAACCTCTTCCATATAGTGAGTACTATATATTATGGTGGTCCCAGCTTTACTCATACTCTTAATATGATCTAGTATATGATTTCTCGACTGGGGGTCAACCCCTACTGTCGGTTCATCCATAATAATAATTTTAGGATTATGGGCAATGGCACAGGCTATATTTAACCTTCTCTTCATTCCTCCAGAAAAGGTCTTAGGCTTATCTTTTTTTCTCTCTAATAGTCCAACCGAATTTAGAGCCATCTCTACATGACTATTTAGGGTTCTACCTCTAATGCCATATAGTGATGCAAAAAATTTTACATTATCTTCTGCAGATATATCCTCATAAATAGCTATATCCTGTGGTACAATGCCAAGGATGCCTTTGTAGTCTTTTTTCACCCTCTCCACCTTATTACCACGGAAGTATATTTCGCCATCATCGTAGTCTAATACTGTAGAAAGTATATTGATTAAGGTGCTTTTTCCCGCTCCATTAGGGCCTAGAACACATAGTATTTCTCCTTCCCTTACATCAAAAGAAATACTATTTAGTGCCTTTCTATCTTTATAGTGCTTTTCTAGATTTCTAACCTGTATAATTGACTCCATATTCATCATCTCCTTCTATTTTAATTCTACTTATTTTATGCATAAAAAAATCAACCTAATGGTTGACTTCATAGGTTGATTTTTTATAAATGTGCTGTTTAACATTATTCCCCCGACTATTACGGGAAGATAGATCTATGTCAATAGTTTGGACAAAATTTAGGTTTCTTGGTGGTTCTCGGCCACCCTTAACAATAAATTTAAGAGGGCTA is part of the Tissierellales bacterium genome and encodes:
- a CDS encoding ABC transporter permease, which encodes MKFFIIFKRDFRNIFLNPILLMYNTVFPILLVLVLGHLSYGSYSGYGITSYEYYGITILIYSALNVSVTASNSFLEESLKSSNLRIAYTPIDLSYIYLSKIAATFLFTSISLIGVIFLLQTLLEVNISKDIFPYVICILLVFNLFSSVMGVFLCCIFKSEELTNTILSLVNNVFAILGGLFFPINSFGSVVEKVSNISPVKWIMEEVFKIIYDGNTSFFIPIVISLSIASIILIGNCKLIFKMEDYL
- a CDS encoding sugar O-acetyltransferase; the protein is MKSEKEKMLSGNYYNASGEELIRERDYAKNLIFEFNHTRPNEKEKRKKILNKLIKAKGPFYIEPPFYCDYGYNIGVGENFYANHGCVILDVNKVQIGNNVLLGPNVQIYTATHPIDPMERLTGKEFAKPIVIGNNVWVGGGTIICPGVKIGDNVTIGAGSVVTKDIPDSVIAVGNPCKIIREI
- a CDS encoding ABC transporter ATP-binding protein; protein product: MESIIQVRNLEKHYKDRKALNSISFDVREGEILCVLGPNGAGKSTLINILSTVLDYDDGEIYFRGNKVERVKKDYKGILGIVPQDIAIYEDISAEDNVKFFASLYGIRGRTLNSHVEMALNSVGLLERKKDKPKTFSGGMKRRLNIACAIAHNPKIIIMDEPTVGVDPQSRNHILDHIKSMSKAGTTIIYSTHYMEEVEEISTRIIIMDQGEIIAEGTKEELKEMLGEEKVYYIEVDNMEKLQKDELYMVEGVTDVEIVDRKILVSVLRGIENLDKLISTIMYKGLKINNISSTTMNLDTVFLKLTGRNLRD
- a CDS encoding ABC transporter permease, whose product is MIEIGSILKNNFYRAWSRKNETIVFMVVTFTTMLLAVTFSTATMLKINIAVVSDRDDLQFDFPYVNIEVMEKTPPKSDLIMNKYCGVLLDRGNGSMDVLVAKNDMYRTKLEQLTTNPKMSSNQDYRKRGVASNILGYLIVPIFLQGLTYMKFFVEDRQGKMLKRIIAGHVNMGQYMVGHFLFSFIMVYMTSLFVLIIGKEVLKKDIGFGYGEYSYLLLVIVLLAISFAMFMTTIVEKLDNSMALSGTIIVLTSILSGSFNEVQTGNEFIAKVVSLFPQKQYLDMIQGVERGQSIGLYMTQIGYLLILSVALFGISSILCNIRFRKGRY
- a CDS encoding cyclase family protein, coding for MAKYIDLSYTIEDGFTTHPYDEELKLYRNRSLNKDKYNDSRLETGMHVGTHIDVASHLMDSNILVSDYSADKFIGKGCLLDARNQDVIKMKKEYLDIVERNSIVLLYTGFENQFECAEYFINHPVVEKELAEFFVNKKVKMVGMDLPAPDKYPFEIHKILLEKDFLIIENMKNLESLLNIDKFEIIALPLKIKAEGSPVRVVARV
- a CDS encoding LuxR C-terminal-related transcriptional regulator — encoded protein: MISKYIGDYMEDSLKIISTKLKVPVPRRNHIRRVLLLEKLETFLDYKLTLVQGKAGSGKTTLLACFTQENPFIAFKWITLDSRDNNIFSFWYYILKALKDYLKDEYENIFFLFKTAVHREDIERTIILLINQLNKQDDDIVIVLDDFHHIYDINLVRTIELFIKYSPDNVSFIVLTREEPSFYLGDLAISNQLLEIGEEELKLTYVEGIDFLRQTLKMRQDDEIVSQISILSEGWIGGLQLVGLAFLNNENASIDSIKVLNKYVVDYLSKEILNVLDKDEREFLIKTSILNYFNEEICNQLLDVQTSKQLIAGMIDRNLFIIAMNGDNYRYHNMFEEFLRLEFASLDFEMKKELHIRASKIYEDLGDLEEAIAHLLQIPDYGATLELIQNIEHKPLAWSYLSQIPIENVLIDREMTFHLFFYYFCNLQLDKCNEVLKYAQKKIENDRDYRIFEFARALMEEDNITTDIMTIDEIEEMAIDDTTKAIIYLNLSLFLSLQEQYDIALQFIDRAISIERNVENPYIKYFAYSLKAQVKEQLGELSECMVLYKKLYDMLHQYPLLSPLTFNTYIGEAGIYIKQLKLDRAEQVLYRAEGMSASSYVPLKRGYLYNLMELNILKGRNKEAIKLIQELMSSNMYEDDVYISSLLKYLIYLESAEKEIIDDFVKVCENQVQGNKMRKEDMLTYLRVLFLQEQDEKALEMVDEVLKFARRNKIRTYIIEATLLKIKILNVNFISNRREILNLFREAIHYSYGNKIILPFILEGDIVRPIIEIIQNENYGEFGIRERQFLIELQALLKADKKDLLLTDREMEVLVALATGATNKEIGNLLCISTSTVKTHLINIYSKLHVSNRVEAIEKARQKGIIDT